The following proteins come from a genomic window of Candidatus Thorarchaeota archaeon:
- a CDS encoding GTP cyclohydrolase I FolE2, with protein sequence MVFDTQNEQPRHRIQLWRVGIKNLKTFVITERSGLRHHLIPKVEIAIDLPADVKGIHMSRLVESMTEVLSDEFSVHSSVEELQIHILQALHKKHPFKRGEVKFDFEFGYASKTPVSKKRTWEVCDITASTLMEDGQPTTHSVELSVIGNTVCPHCAANNGGLTHMQRAVGRLKVTGTTPDIPTYGTMIDIIERSFSSRTYSLLKLEDEVYVTREMHDNPVFVEDVCRNILQNAKETLSGRNLDMCAEAISLESIHKHDVIAQGRLVLNGGE encoded by the coding sequence TTGGTCTTTGACACACAGAATGAACAGCCACGACACAGAATACAGCTGTGGCGAGTTGGAATCAAGAACCTCAAGACGTTCGTCATCACAGAACGGAGCGGCCTGAGACATCATCTCATCCCCAAGGTCGAGATTGCCATCGACCTCCCCGCGGACGTCAAGGGCATTCACATGTCGCGCCTTGTGGAGTCGATGACGGAAGTCCTGAGTGATGAGTTCAGCGTTCACTCATCAGTTGAAGAACTCCAGATTCACATTCTTCAAGCGTTGCACAAGAAGCATCCCTTCAAACGCGGTGAGGTGAAGTTCGATTTCGAGTTTGGCTATGCGAGCAAGACCCCTGTCTCCAAGAAGAGGACTTGGGAGGTCTGTGACATAACCGCATCAACACTGATGGAGGACGGCCAGCCTACAACTCACTCCGTCGAACTCAGTGTGATCGGCAACACGGTATGCCCGCACTGCGCTGCCAACAATGGTGGCCTGACACACATGCAGCGTGCAGTGGGAAGACTGAAGGTGACGGGTACTACCCCCGACATCCCGACTTACGGTACCATGATCGATATCATTGAACGGTCCTTCTCCAGTAGAACCTACTCCCTTCTCAAGTTGGAGGACGAGGTCTACGTGACAAGGGAGATGCACGACAATCCCGTGTTTGTCGAGGACGTCTGCAGGAACATCCTTCAGAACGCAAAGGAGACTCTGTCTGGCAGGAATCTGGATATGTGTGCAGAGGCAATCTCCCTAGAGAGTATCCACAAGCATGACGTGATTGCGCAAGGCCGGTTGGTGCTGAATGGCGGAGAATGA
- a CDS encoding ATP-dependent DNA ligase, producing MYYKRLAESYAEIESISGLHEKIRIFSQVLKEANPSEVGQIVALTLGKLHPDWREQPEIGVAERIAIQVVAAAASVPESRVLQVLTKTGDIGLTAEELLGQSAQGTLMSEDPTVSHVYSALEHVSQALGQKSAKEKVTRLVGLLTDLSPTEARYVIRTITGDLRLGLGHMSIIDALASAFADGKSSRDEIERAFNVCSDLAEVARLLAERGISGISAIKAEVGRPIGMMAAKRLSDAREILEKSGGRALVEYKYDGERMQIHKDGDKVILYSRRQEVITSQYPDVVEMVRTRIVANRCIIEGECVGIDPVTGRLRPFQELMRRRRKTDVAEMSKQVPVALFLFDILYLEDRDVTGQALPERRQLLEKVVKQSDSVRLTTAELTDDPARLDSIFHTALSEGMEGVIAKAVHKESTYQAGARSWLWIKLKASYKEGMADSFDFVVVGAMHGRGKRTGVYGAILASVYDSDTDTFPTVCKIGTGFTDDMLTEFRDRLEKHRIPARHPKVLSDMDADVWFEPAEVIEVLGDEITVSPAHPAARGHVSGGGLAIRFPRFTGRWRDDKSPDQATTVDELVEAFERQRGTKESRKRAS from the coding sequence GTGTACTACAAGAGACTTGCTGAATCCTACGCAGAGATAGAGTCGATTTCGGGACTGCATGAAAAGATACGAATCTTCTCGCAAGTGCTTAAGGAGGCCAATCCCTCTGAAGTGGGACAGATTGTCGCACTGACGCTGGGAAAACTGCACCCAGACTGGAGAGAACAGCCAGAGATTGGAGTCGCAGAGCGGATAGCCATTCAGGTTGTGGCTGCAGCGGCATCGGTCCCGGAGAGCAGAGTACTCCAGGTCTTGACCAAGACTGGGGACATAGGACTCACTGCGGAAGAGCTGTTAGGCCAAAGCGCTCAGGGCACGCTGATGAGTGAGGACCCAACGGTGTCACATGTATACTCGGCCCTAGAACACGTCTCACAGGCATTAGGTCAGAAGAGCGCAAAGGAGAAAGTGACGAGGCTTGTGGGCCTGCTGACTGACCTGAGCCCAACAGAAGCAAGATATGTAATCAGGACGATTACCGGCGACCTCAGACTAGGACTTGGCCACATGAGCATAATCGACGCACTGGCATCCGCATTTGCTGACGGCAAGTCATCAAGAGATGAGATAGAGAGAGCATTCAACGTCTGCAGTGACTTGGCAGAGGTGGCGAGACTACTTGCAGAGAGAGGAATCTCCGGTATCAGCGCCATCAAAGCAGAAGTTGGTAGACCGATTGGTATGATGGCGGCAAAGAGGCTGTCCGATGCCCGGGAGATACTCGAGAAGAGCGGCGGCAGGGCGCTTGTGGAGTACAAGTATGACGGCGAGAGGATGCAGATTCACAAGGACGGCGACAAGGTGATCCTCTACTCACGACGCCAAGAGGTCATAACCTCGCAGTATCCGGATGTCGTCGAGATGGTGCGGACACGAATCGTGGCGAACCGGTGCATCATCGAAGGAGAATGCGTTGGCATCGACCCTGTGACGGGGCGTCTGAGACCGTTCCAAGAGCTGATGCGGAGAAGAAGAAAGACCGATGTGGCAGAGATGTCGAAGCAGGTGCCGGTGGCTCTGTTCCTGTTTGACATTCTCTATCTTGAGGACCGAGATGTGACAGGGCAGGCCTTGCCTGAGAGAAGACAACTGCTGGAGAAGGTAGTGAAGCAGAGCGACTCGGTACGACTGACAACGGCCGAGCTTACAGATGACCCTGCGCGCCTTGACAGCATCTTCCACACCGCGCTGAGTGAGGGGATGGAGGGCGTCATAGCCAAGGCCGTTCATAAAGAGTCGACATATCAGGCTGGAGCACGGAGCTGGCTGTGGATCAAACTCAAGGCATCATACAAGGAGGGTATGGCAGACTCGTTTGACTTTGTCGTAGTGGGTGCGATGCACGGCAGGGGAAAGCGTACTGGGGTCTACGGGGCGATACTGGCTTCCGTGTACGACAGCGACACAGACACCTTCCCGACAGTCTGCAAGATTGGAACCGGGTTCACTGACGACATGCTCACCGAGTTTCGTGACAGACTTGAGAAACACAGAATACCAGCACGCCACCCAAAGGTCCTGTCAGACATGGACGCCGATGTATGGTTCGAGCCTGCTGAAGTGATTGAGGTGCTGGGGGATGAGATAACCGTGAGCCCCGCACATCCAGCGGCCAGAGGCCATGTGAGCGGTGGTGGGCTTGCAATACGATTCCCCCGATTCACTGGTCGATGGAGAGATGACAAGTCGCCGGACCAAGCGACAACAGTGGACGAACTTGTCGAGGCATTTGAAAGACAGAGAGGAACAAAGGAGAGTAGGAAGCGTGCCTCATAG
- a CDS encoding 30S ribosomal protein S17e: MGRIRPGYVKNAAKVLLQNYPDEFTTDFETNKRLVQQYTDVTSKAVRNRLAGYLVQLIKIAKVREAYAASGAEEPMDMEM; the protein is encoded by the coding sequence TTGGGCAGGATACGACCAGGTTATGTAAAGAATGCGGCCAAAGTCTTGCTGCAGAACTATCCAGATGAGTTCACAACGGACTTTGAGACCAACAAGAGACTGGTCCAACAGTACACAGATGTGACCAGCAAGGCGGTGCGCAACCGGCTGGCTGGTTACTTGGTCCAGCTCATCAAGATTGCAAAGGTCCGCGAGGCGTATGCGGCATCTGGAGCCGAAGAGCCCATGGACATGGAGATGTAG
- a CDS encoding 6-pyruvoyl tetrahydropterin synthase family protein has protein sequence MPHSIRVARRRMTFSAAHFVVSEGECECLHGHNYSVEVTVSGPLDEQGMVLDFRKVQDEVAEVCRHLDHRLLLPGQSRLISVEEEDTSMVITAAGKTYVIPSVDCVVLPIKATTAELLAQYVAQSLSLSQDYRVEVCVSESAGSTGCFKT, from the coding sequence GTGCCTCATAGTATTCGTGTAGCGCGCAGAAGGATGACATTCAGCGCTGCTCACTTTGTAGTCAGCGAGGGAGAGTGCGAGTGCCTTCACGGCCACAATTACTCAGTTGAGGTGACCGTGAGTGGGCCTCTCGATGAACAGGGTATGGTCCTCGACTTCAGAAAGGTCCAGGATGAAGTGGCCGAAGTGTGCAGGCATCTGGACCATCGTCTTCTGCTCCCTGGACAGTCTCGATTGATAAGCGTCGAGGAAGAAGACACCTCAATGGTGATCACTGCTGCCGGCAAGACATACGTCATTCCATCCGTTGACTGCGTAGTACTTCCCATTAAGGCCACGACCGCAGAACTGCTTGCTCAATACGTGGCGCAGAGTCTCTCACTGTCGCAAGACTACCGCGTTGAAGTGTGTGTAAGCGAGTCAGCAGGGTCCACCGGCTGCTTCAAGACATGA